From Sphingobacteriales bacterium:
TACGAAACAATGTTTATCGTTACACCGTTGGTTACTGAAAGTCAGCTGAAAGAAACAGTAGCCCGCATCAAAGATTTGATGACCCAGAACGGTGCTGAAATTTATCATGAAGAAGATTGGGGTTTAAGGAAGCTTGCCTATCCCATTAAAAAGAAAACTTCAGGATATTATTTCCTTTTTGAATTTTTAAGCGATCCGGCATTTATCCAGCGGCTCGAAACGGAGTATAACCGTGAAGAAAGGATACTACGTTACCTGACCACTGCTTTGGATAAATTTGCCATTGAGTACAATGAAAAAAGGAGAAAGGAAGGCAAAAGGCCCGAAAAAGCTAAAGATGTAACAGAAACAACAACCTTTTAAAAATTTCAGATATGGCTGCACAGCAATATAAAAATATCTTCATTAACATTACACCCAAGGAAAGACCGAAAAGAAAAAAATATTGTTGGTTTAAGAAAAACAATATCAGGTATATAGATTACAAAGATCCTGATTTTCTGCTCAGGTATGTTGATGAAAACGGGAAAATCATTCCACGCAGGTACACCGGCACCTCCCTGAAATATCAGCGTAGGCTGGCATCTGCAATAAAGAAGGCAAGACATCTTGCACTTTTACCCTTTGTGTCTGATTCATTAAAATAATTTGCCATGGAAGTAATTCTTAAAGTTGATGTTGAACATCTGGGTTCAGCCGGTGAGATAGTGAATGTTAAACCTGGTTATGCAAGAAATTATCTTCTTCCAAAGCAGTTAGCCATCCTTGCAACGGAATCAAACAAAAAAATGCACGCTGAGCTTCAGAAACAAGCCAGATACAGAATTGAAAAAGAATTGGCAGCTGCCCGCGAAACTGCTGAAAAACTTGCCAAGATAACATTGAAACTTCCTGTAAAGGTTGGAACAACCGGTAAATTATTTGGCTCTATCACCAACCTGCAGGTGGCCCGCGTGTTAAAAGATCTTGGATACGATATTGACAGAAAAAATATTACCTTCCTTGATGAAATAAAGGAACTCGGGAAATACCGCATTTCTGTAAAAATCAATAAGGAGCTTTCTGTCGAAATGAACCTGAATGTGGTTCGTGACGAAGAAAAAGATTCCGAATAAAAATCAACCTGTCAATCTGTAAGTTTTACCTGCCTGTAAACAGGTTTAATCTGTATTTTAGTTTTATTTTCCCAAATGGTGAGTTATTTTACGGTCGGGGAGCAAGATTAACTGGCAGCAGGCAGTTTGCAGTCATCTGCAGGTGCATACAAACCGGAAACCGCAACTTAATCTGAATTATACAATAGTTATTTTTTACCACAGAGACACTGAGGGACACAGAGTGGCACAAAGCAACACCGGGTTTATGTTTTTACCAACTGAAGACTAAGAAGTTACAAAGTTTTATGATTAAGAAAACCGTTGAGTCCCGGCACTACATAACATTTCCTGATGAGGATAGCTATCAGGAGCGAAAGATGTCTTTTATTGCAAGGGCGAAACCACCTCAATCAGTTCCGGTAAATCCATCCCGATATTCTTCAGATGCTCGATTTTAGGCACCCCGTTCAGATTCCATCCCCTGCGGGTATAGACAGCATCCAGCAGTTTTTCATATTGCTCTTCACGGAACTTGCGCGTCAGCCTCATTTTTTCCTGTAAACTCAATCCTGTGGGATCTATTCCCCATTTTTCCTTCAACTGGGTATCATATCTTTCCTGACGGCTCAGGTATTCTTCTTCAGTAACAGGCCCTGCGGCACGATAGGGCTGGGCATCGTGTTTACGAAGTCCGTATCCTCTTCGTATATTAAAGATTCTCTGATAATTATACACCCGTTCACTTTGCCTGACCAGCTCGTGTTTATCAATATGCTGACCGGTTACGGCATTATAGATGGTCACATAATTGTCCACATGTTCAGGAACTTTTGCGGGCTCATCTGTCTCGGCATTATTTTCCGGTTCCACATCGTTCCACGGGAGTTTGCAAAGACCCTGAAGGCCAAACCAGGTACGGAACATCGGGAAATAATGCAACGCTTCAGCTTTATCTTCAAAGGTAGGAATCTGATTGTTGACCATATCCATAAAAATCAGCCAGGCTTCATCGTGCTGAGGCCCTTTGTTGGTCATGGCATATCCTCCCTGCTGTGCCAGCGATTCTTTTGAGACATACTGGCTGTATTCAAGGCCTTTGTTTTCCATGGCAATATCAAAAAGGAACTGAGGATCGCCCCAGCCTTTTTCGATAAACATTTCCTTCATTTTTCTCACACCCAGTCCGGCAATTTTTCCAAAACCCTCACCTCTTGCTACCTGATGGAGCAGTTCCATAGCAGCGTGCATGTTCCCGAAATTCAGTTCAAGGCCGCCAGTACGCTCCTTGTTCAAAATACCTTCCTCATAACATTCCATGACGAAGCCGAGGATAGTTCCCCATGTAATAGTACAAATTCCATAAGTATCACAATAGAAATTGGCCTCGATAGTCCAGTCGGGGTCGAAAATTCCGGCATTGCTGCCAAGTGAAGCAGCAGTTTCATATTCAGGGCCGTCCACAATCACCTTCTGACCTTTATAGGGGCCTGTCTGTAATACAAATTCATCGACACCCTTGGCACAACTCATATTACAACCAATCCAGCAACCATCAGGAACACCCTGTGTAAAGCGTTCTTTGTATCTGTCAGAATGCACATTAATGGCGTCTTTATGGCTCCCGAATTTGAAATTATGGGTAGGAAACAAATCATAATCGTTCATAATGTTGGTCAGGTGGGCTGTTCCGACTTCTTTCATCCGGCTTTGTTTGTGGTCGAGTTCCCTCATTTCGCGGTTAAATCTGCGGCCACGCTCCATGATGGCTTCCAGATCAACCACATTGTTAAGATTGCCGGTGATTCCATCAACCTTTGCAACCAGCGCCTTAATTTTTTTATCTCTGAACACTGTTCCGATTCCGCCCCTGCCGGCTTGCTTTAGCCTGACTTTTTTACGTTTTACGTCATAAAAGCTGAAATTCAACATGCCAATCAGGGAATGGTCGGCTGCTGAACCTGCAGATACTACTGAAACATTTTTCTTGTCTTTTTCATCATCGGCATACATTTCATGAAGCAATTCAGCCAAAACATGGCTATCGAGCGGTTCAGCCGGTGCTTCTTCAATACGAATGGTTTCTGTCGTTTTGTCGATGATAATAATTACATCTTTTTCGGCTTTACCCTGAAGTTCGAGAGAATCAAAGCCGCTGAACTTCATAAAAGGGCCAAAATATCCCCCGACATTGCTGTCGATCACGATGTCGGTTTGTGGTGAAATGGTAACCACCAGCGATTTGCCGGTCCCCGAATACTGGGTAATGCCACAAATAGGCCCGGTATTAATAACAATCTCATTTTCAGGATCATTCCATTTTGTATCCGGTTTGGTAGCCTCCCACAGCAGCTTCAATCCGAAACCCTTACCTCCGATGAATTTCTCTTTCATCAGCTCAGTAACAGGTTTTTCAGATACTTCTTTGGTGCTCAGGTTTATGTATAAGGTACGGTTATTATATCCTCTGATAACCGGTGCCCATTTGTATTTATACTCCTTCAGGAGCTTGCGTTGTGCTTTATATGATTCAATGTTCATAGTTTTGATTTTAAAGTTATGCTCAATTCACAAGCAAAAATATTAAAACAGGAATAATACAGCACTGTCATCATCAAAAATTTTTCAAATCATCAGCTGAAAAACTTTCTTTTCAGTTAAAAATTTTTCATTCCTGTTATTGTCATAGGTTTGCATCCGCAATAAAATTTGATTTTTCATACAGAAATGAACAAATACAAGGAAATATTGGCTTTTTTCCAAAAGAAATATGTCAGGATTACGTTTAAAATAATTTTATATGGGTTTGCAGCTTATGGCTTCATCCTGACTGCCGCTTATTTTGCCGTAAAACTTCACCTGACAGATGACCCGGGTGTTGTTGACAAAAATGACAGGTATTTTCAGGAAATGGCTGAAAAGTACAAAAAAAACAATGGGGTTAAGTATAAAACACCTGATAATGAGGCAGTTGTTTACAACAAAATAGCTGTTTTGCACCAGTATGCACCATTGAATGCCAATCTGATACTTCATACCTTTAATAAAACCAAAAACGTTGAGCTGGCTCAAAGAATGTTTGATGCGGTTAATGTTCATCTGCAGAACAATAAAGATTACCTCAGGCAGTTAGAGGAAGCTGACAAATTGAAAATTAAATCATTAGAAAAATTTGACACCAATTTGTTCAG
This genomic window contains:
- a CDS encoding 30S ribosomal protein S6 is translated as MKKHYETMFIVTPLVTESQLKETVARIKDLMTQNGAEIYHEEDWGLRKLAYPIKKKTSGYYFLFEFLSDPAFIQRLETEYNREERILRYLTTALDKFAIEYNEKRRKEGKRPEKAKDVTETTTF
- a CDS encoding 30S ribosomal protein S18, with protein sequence MAAQQYKNIFINITPKERPKRKKYCWFKKNNIRYIDYKDPDFLLRYVDENGKIIPRRYTGTSLKYQRRLASAIKKARHLALLPFVSDSLK
- a CDS encoding 50S ribosomal protein L9 — translated: MEVILKVDVEHLGSAGEIVNVKPGYARNYLLPKQLAILATESNKKMHAELQKQARYRIEKELAAARETAEKLAKITLKLPVKVGTTGKLFGSITNLQVARVLKDLGYDIDRKNITFLDEIKELGKYRISVKINKELSVEMNLNVVRDEEKDSE
- a CDS encoding aldehyde:ferredoxin oxidoreductase, producing MNIESYKAQRKLLKEYKYKWAPVIRGYNNRTLYINLSTKEVSEKPVTELMKEKFIGGKGFGLKLLWEATKPDTKWNDPENEIVINTGPICGITQYSGTGKSLVVTISPQTDIVIDSNVGGYFGPFMKFSGFDSLELQGKAEKDVIIIIDKTTETIRIEEAPAEPLDSHVLAELLHEMYADDEKDKKNVSVVSAGSAADHSLIGMLNFSFYDVKRKKVRLKQAGRGGIGTVFRDKKIKALVAKVDGITGNLNNVVDLEAIMERGRRFNREMRELDHKQSRMKEVGTAHLTNIMNDYDLFPTHNFKFGSHKDAINVHSDRYKERFTQGVPDGCWIGCNMSCAKGVDEFVLQTGPYKGQKVIVDGPEYETAASLGSNAGIFDPDWTIEANFYCDTYGICTITWGTILGFVMECYEEGILNKERTGGLELNFGNMHAAMELLHQVARGEGFGKIAGLGVRKMKEMFIEKGWGDPQFLFDIAMENKGLEYSQYVSKESLAQQGGYAMTNKGPQHDEAWLIFMDMVNNQIPTFEDKAEALHYFPMFRTWFGLQGLCKLPWNDVEPENNAETDEPAKVPEHVDNYVTIYNAVTGQHIDKHELVRQSERVYNYQRIFNIRRGYGLRKHDAQPYRAAGPVTEEEYLSRQERYDTQLKEKWGIDPTGLSLQEKMRLTRKFREEQYEKLLDAVYTRRGWNLNGVPKIEHLKNIGMDLPELIEVVSPLQ